In one Lentimicrobium sp. L6 genomic region, the following are encoded:
- the rodA gene encoding rod shape-determining protein RodA — translation ILTLLVGKLTMLISVALIAVLLFLLMKKVRKNILSLLAILVLVGGFIFSIDYAFENILQEHQKTRIEVLLGMKTDYRGAGYNVHQSLIAIGSGGPTGKGFLQGTQTKYNFVPEQSTDFIFCTVGEEWGFLGTATVVILFLFLLIRIIIVAERQRSSFSRIYGYGVASILFFHFSINIAMTIGLAPVIGIPLPFFSYGGSSLWSFTVLLFIFIKMDSYRLELL, via the coding sequence ATACTCACCTTACTCGTTGGCAAGCTCACTATGCTCATATCAGTTGCTTTGATAGCGGTGCTTTTATTTTTATTGATGAAAAAAGTACGTAAAAATATCCTCAGCCTTTTAGCTATTTTGGTTTTGGTGGGTGGATTTATCTTCTCTATAGATTATGCCTTCGAAAACATCCTCCAAGAGCACCAAAAGACAAGGATCGAAGTTCTATTGGGAATGAAAACGGATTATCGGGGAGCTGGGTATAATGTTCATCAATCATTGATCGCTATAGGTTCTGGAGGACCAACTGGAAAAGGATTTCTTCAAGGAACCCAAACCAAATATAATTTTGTTCCTGAGCAAAGCACCGATTTTATCTTTTGTACAGTTGGCGAAGAGTGGGGGTTTTTGGGGACCGCAACGGTAGTGATTCTGTTTTTATTTTTGCTTATTCGGATTATCATTGTCGCAGAACGACAACGTTCCTCCTTTAGCCGGATTTATGGATATGGGGTAGCATCAATACTATTCTTTCACTTCTCCATTAATATCGCCATGACCATTGGCTTGGCGCCAGTGATTGGTATTCCTCTTCCTTTCTTTAGCTATGGGGGATCTTCCCTTTGGTCTTTTACTGTGCTACTATTTATTTTTATTAAAATGGATTCTTATAGATTGGAGTTATTGTAA
- a CDS encoding DPP IV N-terminal domain-containing protein: protein MKRLSFILLGILILMASSLWAQDKVLTFEDAIYQNRNILPKRLSSLSWQSNSQNFSYKENGKIVLRSISDQAKADTILSLADFADLALGEDSLKLSRIPGFSWTEKNEITFNHENMLLKFNTKTKVLEKLNTWEEGAENSQFSVNNDLAYTLGNNLFIAKQSEKITVTNDSVNGIVNGQSVHRSEFGITNGIFWSPKGNALAFYRNDQTMVKDYPLVDITAREAEVNNIKYPMAGMKNEVVKLGIFNLNTQETLFVQTGDSVDHYLTSITWGPEEKYIYITVLNRDQNHIWLNKYNAEDGSFVHTILEEEATTWVEPEFPMYFLKDKKDEFIWFSERNGWMHMYIYKTNGQPLEEVALTQGEWMVNEFLGFDESGKNVFFSSTKESPIQKHIYSVNIKSKKVKKLTKEHGTHNAVFSPNMQFFIDSYSSTDVAKVYTLRNTKGKEVYELLRDENPLKDYSLGETTLGIIENEEGIELHYRMIKPANFDTAVEYPVFYYVYGGPHAQLVTDSWMGGSNIFMQLMAQKGYVVFTLDNRGTPNRGFAFETAIHRKLGKYEMEDQLAGVDFLLEQDFVDGDRMGIQGWSYGGFMTTNLMLSNPGLFKAGVAGGPVIDWQYYEIMYGERYMDTPEQNPEGYKNANLLEKANQLEDHLLIIHGAIDPTVVWQHSLAFVQKAIKEKKQVDYFVYPRSEHNVRGIDRAHLLEKMYLYIDGHLKK from the coding sequence GGGAAAATAGTTCTCCGCTCCATTAGTGATCAAGCAAAAGCTGATACCATATTAAGTCTTGCCGATTTTGCAGACTTAGCGCTTGGAGAAGATTCATTAAAGCTAAGTAGAATTCCAGGGTTTTCATGGACTGAGAAAAATGAGATAACTTTCAATCACGAAAACATGTTATTGAAATTTAATACCAAAACTAAAGTTTTAGAAAAGCTTAATACATGGGAAGAAGGTGCTGAAAACTCACAATTTTCTGTAAATAATGATTTGGCCTATACTTTAGGAAACAACCTTTTCATTGCTAAACAAAGTGAAAAAATTACCGTTACCAATGATAGTGTTAATGGTATAGTTAATGGTCAAAGTGTTCACAGAAGCGAATTCGGAATAACTAATGGTATATTCTGGTCACCAAAAGGAAATGCATTGGCATTTTATAGAAACGACCAAACTATGGTGAAAGATTATCCTTTGGTTGATATTACCGCTCGTGAAGCCGAAGTTAATAATATCAAGTACCCTATGGCTGGAATGAAAAATGAAGTTGTAAAGCTGGGCATCTTCAATTTAAATACTCAAGAAACACTATTTGTACAAACTGGCGATTCTGTTGACCATTATTTGACTAGTATCACTTGGGGGCCTGAAGAAAAATATATCTATATCACCGTTTTGAATAGAGACCAGAATCATATTTGGTTGAATAAGTATAATGCCGAGGATGGTAGTTTTGTTCATACTATTTTGGAGGAGGAAGCTACCACTTGGGTAGAACCAGAATTCCCTATGTATTTTTTGAAAGACAAGAAGGACGAGTTTATTTGGTTCTCGGAGCGTAACGGCTGGATGCATATGTATATCTATAAAACCAACGGACAACCACTGGAAGAAGTAGCTTTAACCCAAGGCGAATGGATGGTGAATGAATTTTTGGGTTTCGATGAATCGGGAAAGAATGTATTCTTCTCTAGTACTAAAGAAAGCCCAATTCAAAAGCATATTTATAGCGTAAACATTAAATCGAAGAAAGTTAAAAAACTTACCAAAGAGCACGGTACTCACAATGCTGTTTTTAGTCCAAACATGCAATTCTTTATTGACAGCTACTCATCAACTGATGTAGCCAAAGTATATACCTTAAGAAATACCAAAGGCAAAGAAGTTTACGAGTTATTAAGAGATGAGAATCCTCTGAAAGATTATAGCTTAGGTGAAACCACTTTAGGTATTATTGAAAATGAGGAGGGCATTGAGCTTCATTATAGAATGATTAAACCTGCAAATTTTGACACCGCTGTAGAATATCCTGTTTTCTATTATGTATATGGTGGTCCACACGCTCAACTAGTTACAGATAGCTGGATGGGTGGATCCAATATATTTATGCAACTAATGGCACAAAAAGGCTATGTGGTTTTCACTTTAGACAATAGGGGAACACCAAATCGTGGCTTTGCTTTTGAAACTGCCATCCACAGGAAACTAGGAAAATATGAGATGGAGGATCAACTTGCGGGTGTTGATTTTTTATTGGAGCAAGACTTTGTTGATGGTGACAGAATGGGAATTCAAGGTTGGAGTTATGGTGGGTTTATGACCACTAATTTGATGCTCTCAAACCCTGGCCTATTTAAAGCTGGAGTGGCTGGCGGACCGGTAATCGATTGGCAGTATTACGAAATTATGTATGGCGAAAGATATATGGATACTCCAGAACAAAACCCTGAAGGTTATAAAAACGCTAATCTGTTAGAGAAAGCAAATCAACTGGAAGACCATTTACTAATTATTCATGGAGCCATTGACCCAACAGTGGTTTGGCAGCATAGTTTAGCATTTGTTCAGAAAGCCATTAAAGAGAAAAAGCAAGTCGACTATTTTGTATATCCTAGATCAGAACATAATGTAAGAGGTATTGATAGAGCTCACCTTTTAGAGAAAATGTATCTTTATATTGATGGACATTTGAAGAAATAA